Proteins encoded together in one Cellulomonas gilvus ATCC 13127 window:
- a CDS encoding MFS transporter, translating to MTDPTPVQPRHGVVTRASFAVFAVFFLSGFNFASWASRLPAVRDGLDLSAASVGILLLVGSAGSLVALPLSGSIIERIGARRTVLWFAALNAGGLTLAAIGVTVGHVVVTGAGLVVYGVGTAVWDAAMNVEGAVVEQRLGRTVMPRYHAGFSLGTVAAAGVAALAAWLHLPVGIHLPVALGLSIVAVAVAVRSFLPDTHAAVPSTHDEDAVPRGGGARRAIAAWLEPRTLLIGLAVLAAALTEGAANDWVSLAVVDGFDTPHAVGAMALGLFLASMTGMRWFGTTLLDRYGRVVVLRLCAALALVGLAVFGLAPTMWLALVGIVAWGAGAALGFPVGMSAAADDPLRAAARVSVVSTIGYSAFLAGPPLLGLLAEHVGYRHALLAILVPVALGILVSGAAAPLKTAGPVHDETTADRP from the coding sequence GTGACCGACCCCACCCCCGTCCAGCCACGCCACGGCGTGGTCACGCGAGCGTCGTTCGCGGTGTTCGCCGTGTTCTTCCTCAGCGGCTTCAACTTCGCCAGCTGGGCGTCGCGGCTGCCCGCGGTCCGGGACGGCCTCGACCTGTCGGCCGCGAGCGTCGGCATCCTGCTGCTCGTCGGCTCGGCCGGTTCGCTCGTCGCGCTGCCGCTGTCCGGCAGCATCATCGAGCGGATCGGTGCGCGCCGGACCGTGCTGTGGTTCGCGGCGCTCAACGCGGGCGGTCTGACGCTCGCGGCGATCGGCGTCACGGTGGGCCACGTCGTCGTCACCGGTGCGGGTCTGGTCGTGTACGGCGTCGGCACCGCGGTGTGGGACGCCGCCATGAACGTCGAGGGTGCCGTGGTCGAGCAGCGGCTCGGCAGGACGGTGATGCCGCGCTACCACGCCGGATTCTCGCTGGGGACGGTCGCGGCGGCAGGCGTCGCGGCGCTCGCGGCCTGGCTGCACCTGCCGGTCGGCATCCACCTGCCCGTGGCGCTCGGCCTGTCGATCGTCGCGGTCGCCGTCGCGGTGCGCTCGTTCCTCCCGGACACGCATGCGGCCGTGCCGTCCACGCACGACGAGGACGCGGTGCCGCGCGGCGGCGGCGCACGGCGCGCGATCGCCGCGTGGCTCGAGCCCCGCACGCTGCTCATCGGGCTGGCGGTGCTCGCCGCGGCGCTGACCGAGGGTGCCGCGAACGACTGGGTGAGCCTGGCGGTCGTCGACGGCTTCGACACCCCGCACGCGGTCGGCGCCATGGCGCTGGGTCTGTTCCTCGCGTCCATGACCGGCATGCGCTGGTTCGGGACGACGCTGCTGGACCGGTACGGCCGGGTCGTCGTGCTGCGGCTGTGCGCGGCGCTCGCGCTCGTCGGGCTCGCGGTGTTCGGTCTGGCGCCCACCATGTGGCTCGCGCTGGTCGGCATCGTCGCGTGGGGTGCGGGCGCGGCGCTCGGGTTCCCCGTGGGCATGAGCGCGGCGGCGGACGACCCGCTGCGCGCCGCCGCGCGCGTGAGCGTCGTCTCGACCATCGGCTACTCGGCGTTCCTCGCCGGCCCGCCGCTGCTCGGCCTGCTCGCCGAGCACGTGGGCTACCGGCACGCGCTGCTCGCCATCCTGGTCCCGGTCGCGCTGGGCATCCTGGTCTCGGGTGCGGCGGCCCCGCTCAAGACGGCCGGGCCCGTGCACGACGAGACCACCGCCGACCGCCCGTAG
- a CDS encoding UDP-N-acetylmuramate dehydrogenase, whose translation MDVRTSGRLADLTTLGVGGPAARYVETSTEAELIDAVRTADEAGEALLVVGGGSNLLVSDEGFDGVVVRDVRTGIEVPDHSACAGVTYTVPAGTPWDDVVAEATSHRLYGIEALSGIPGSTGATPVQNVGAYGQEVAQSIATVRVWDRARSRVRTLPVVDLRFGYRSSLLKRSMQPVTGTTADPRDPADDRAPWGPTPRYVVLDVTLQLRQGTLSAPVAYAELARTLGIAVGERAPLPDVRAAVLALRAGKGMVLDAADPDTRSAGSFFTNPILDAAAAATLPEGAPRFPAADGRVKTSAAWLIEHAGFGRGFGLPGPAALSTKHTLALTNRGAATAQDLLALAREVRTGVHAAFGVELEPEPVLVGVTL comes from the coding sequence ATGGACGTGCGCACCTCGGGCCGGCTGGCCGACCTCACCACGCTGGGCGTCGGCGGGCCCGCGGCCCGCTACGTCGAGACGAGCACCGAGGCCGAGCTGATCGACGCGGTCCGCACGGCGGACGAGGCGGGCGAGGCGCTGCTCGTCGTCGGGGGCGGGTCGAACCTGCTGGTGTCCGACGAGGGCTTCGACGGCGTCGTCGTGCGGGACGTGCGGACGGGGATCGAGGTGCCGGACCACTCGGCGTGCGCGGGCGTGACGTACACGGTCCCCGCGGGCACGCCGTGGGACGACGTCGTGGCGGAGGCCACGAGCCACCGCCTGTACGGCATCGAGGCGCTCTCGGGCATCCCGGGTTCGACCGGCGCGACACCCGTGCAGAACGTCGGTGCGTACGGCCAGGAGGTCGCGCAGAGCATCGCGACGGTGCGCGTGTGGGACCGCGCGCGCTCACGCGTGCGCACGCTCCCGGTGGTGGACCTGCGGTTCGGCTATCGCTCGTCGCTCCTCAAGCGCTCGATGCAGCCGGTCACGGGGACCACGGCGGACCCGCGCGACCCGGCCGACGACCGTGCGCCCTGGGGCCCGACCCCGCGGTACGTCGTGCTCGACGTGACGCTGCAGCTCCGGCAGGGCACGCTGTCGGCACCCGTCGCGTACGCCGAGCTCGCGCGCACGCTCGGGATCGCGGTCGGGGAGCGCGCGCCGCTGCCGGACGTGCGCGCCGCGGTGCTCGCGCTGCGCGCGGGCAAGGGCATGGTGCTGGACGCCGCGGACCCGGACACCCGCAGCGCGGGGTCGTTCTTCACCAACCCGATCCTCGACGCGGCCGCCGCGGCAACGCTGCCCGAGGGGGCTCCGCGGTTCCCCGCCGCGGACGGCCGCGTCAAGACGAGTGCGGCGTGGCTGATCGAGCACGCGGGCTTCGGCCGGGGCTTCGGTCTGCCGGGCCCCGCCGCGCTGTCCACCAAGCACACGCTGGCCCTGACCAACCGGGGCGCGGCGACGGCGCAGGACCTGCTCGCGCTCGCGCGCGAGGTGCGCACGGGCGTGCACGCGGCGTTCGGCGTCGAGCTCGAGCCGGAGCCGGTGCTCGTCGGCGTCACGCTGTAG
- a CDS encoding adenosine deaminase: MRDLTQLPKAHLHLHFTGSMRVSTLAELAQRHGIRLPAALLDADPLKVPADERGWFRFQRLYDAARACVRGEADMRRIIAEAVADDAAEGSGRLEIQVDPTSYAPFVGGITPALEIVLDEARAASAREGVDVGVVVAASRMRHELEARTLARLAARHAGDGPGDVVGFGLSNDERRGDTAAFEPAFAIARRAGLAAVPHGGELLGPGHVHDVVEHLRPDRLGHGVRAAEDPALLARLAEAGTALEVCPASNVSLGVYAHAGQVPLRALVDAGALVALGADDPLLFRSRLVEQYRTARDEHGFDDAALADLARASIRASRARDDVRRRLLAGVDDWIARPA; the protein is encoded by the coding sequence GTGCGCGATCTCACCCAGTTGCCCAAGGCGCACCTGCACCTGCACTTCACCGGGTCGATGCGCGTGAGCACGTTGGCCGAGCTCGCGCAGCGGCACGGCATCCGTCTGCCGGCGGCGCTCCTGGACGCCGACCCGCTCAAGGTCCCGGCCGACGAGCGCGGCTGGTTCCGGTTCCAGCGCCTGTACGACGCGGCACGCGCGTGCGTGCGCGGCGAGGCGGACATGCGCCGCATCATCGCGGAGGCGGTCGCCGACGACGCGGCCGAGGGCTCGGGACGCCTCGAGATCCAGGTGGACCCCACGTCGTACGCGCCGTTCGTCGGCGGCATCACCCCGGCGCTCGAGATCGTCCTGGACGAGGCCCGCGCGGCGAGCGCCCGCGAGGGCGTCGACGTGGGCGTGGTCGTCGCGGCCTCGCGCATGCGGCACGAGCTCGAGGCGCGCACGCTGGCCCGGCTCGCCGCGCGCCACGCGGGTGACGGTCCCGGCGACGTCGTCGGGTTCGGGCTCTCGAACGACGAGCGGCGCGGTGACACGGCCGCGTTCGAGCCCGCGTTCGCGATCGCCCGCCGCGCGGGTCTGGCCGCGGTCCCGCACGGCGGTGAGCTGCTCGGCCCTGGCCACGTGCACGACGTCGTCGAGCACCTGCGACCGGACCGCCTGGGGCACGGCGTGCGCGCCGCGGAGGACCCGGCGCTGCTCGCGCGGCTCGCCGAGGCGGGCACCGCGCTCGAGGTCTGCCCCGCGTCCAACGTGTCGCTGGGCGTGTACGCGCACGCCGGCCAGGTGCCGCTGCGGGCGCTGGTCGACGCGGGAGCGCTCGTGGCGCTCGGGGCCGACGACCCGCTGCTGTTCCGGTCCCGCCTGGTCGAGCAGTACCGCACCGCTCGCGACGAGCACGGGTTCGACGACGCCGCGCTCGCGGACCTGGCCCGCGCGTCGATCCGCGCGAGCCGGGCCCGGGACGACGTGCGGCGCCGCCTGCTCGCGGGCGTCGACGACTGGATCGCCCGCCCGGCCTGA
- a CDS encoding variant leucine-rich repeat-containing protein: protein MHQDPLAALVADPSTPPAQLARIATERPDLRVQVAQHPAAYPALLDWLRGQGDPAVVAAVAQRAAQAAPAAPAAPAAPPAAPAPVAQSAGSAQPTVPTAQEGGEAWEPKPIVPAPWQPQQAQPGTAPDGTYAAAAGYAQPGMTLVGDGTPAAPRRRRGLIIGVAAGVVLLLGGGAYAAWTMFFDKINGAPSAQAAVTQLIEGVADKDGVAIYGAMSPSEVAAFRDAYESVADLGETDESATEKLQAVLDAVEVDLEGLEVEVEEVDEGLAKVSVTGGSLKVDADADKLFDAMIDLYSVSPGGEQTAEMLESSRDDAVDALQDELPWKVTADELEMTLDSEEQQPFLMAVEEGGKWYVSPMMTIGEYATVATGGTRGTMPTQDAADLDSPEAAGEAFLAALPAIATGDLTEVADTMPTAERRFLTVYAQAWVDAADLGGSEAPFEIDGGLSSEAAGDGRARLQPSDLSVTADGETVVFDGVCATAEGETRCLDDYPWAVELGMTDLGLLAVEEGGGWRVSLLGTLADISATTGKNVVRLQDEGKLDDEQWVADTFGDLGMGTGLGSLLGGGLPTDLDGLDQGLGLDDGLGTDDGLGTDDGLGTDDGLGTDDGLGTDDGLDELEPTMLGDYTLELDGTLTGPNGEKIQDWTFDGQGRLVDGDGKVLEEDPWGLAEFGTGE, encoded by the coding sequence ATGCACCAGGACCCGCTCGCCGCGCTCGTCGCGGATCCGTCGACGCCACCGGCGCAGCTGGCGCGCATCGCCACCGAGCGGCCGGACCTGCGTGTCCAGGTCGCGCAGCACCCGGCGGCCTACCCCGCTCTGCTGGACTGGCTCCGCGGTCAGGGCGACCCCGCGGTCGTCGCGGCGGTCGCCCAGCGCGCCGCGCAGGCGGCTCCGGCCGCCCCGGCTGCCCCCGCCGCGCCGCCGGCCGCGCCCGCACCCGTCGCGCAGTCCGCCGGCTCGGCGCAGCCGACGGTCCCCACGGCCCAGGAGGGCGGCGAGGCGTGGGAGCCCAAGCCGATCGTGCCCGCCCCGTGGCAGCCCCAGCAGGCGCAGCCGGGCACGGCGCCCGACGGGACGTACGCGGCTGCCGCCGGCTACGCGCAGCCCGGGATGACGCTCGTGGGCGACGGGACCCCGGCGGCTCCGCGCCGCCGTCGCGGTCTGATCATCGGCGTGGCCGCGGGTGTGGTGCTGCTGCTCGGCGGTGGTGCGTACGCGGCGTGGACGATGTTCTTCGACAAGATCAACGGCGCACCGTCGGCCCAGGCCGCCGTGACGCAGCTGATCGAGGGTGTCGCGGACAAGGACGGCGTGGCCATCTACGGCGCGATGTCGCCGTCCGAGGTCGCGGCGTTCCGGGACGCGTACGAGTCGGTCGCGGACCTGGGCGAGACCGACGAGTCGGCGACGGAGAAGCTGCAGGCCGTGCTGGACGCGGTCGAGGTCGACCTCGAGGGCCTCGAGGTCGAGGTCGAGGAGGTCGACGAGGGCCTCGCGAAGGTCTCCGTGACCGGTGGCTCGCTCAAGGTCGACGCCGACGCGGACAAGCTGTTCGACGCCATGATCGACCTCTACAGCGTCAGCCCCGGGGGCGAGCAGACCGCGGAGATGCTCGAGTCCAGCCGGGACGACGCGGTCGACGCGCTCCAGGACGAGCTGCCCTGGAAGGTGACCGCCGACGAGCTGGAGATGACGCTCGACTCCGAGGAGCAGCAGCCCTTCCTCATGGCGGTCGAGGAGGGCGGCAAGTGGTACGTCAGCCCGATGATGACGATCGGCGAGTACGCCACCGTCGCCACGGGTGGCACGCGCGGCACCATGCCCACACAGGACGCCGCCGACCTGGACTCGCCCGAGGCCGCCGGCGAGGCCTTCCTCGCCGCGCTGCCCGCGATCGCCACGGGCGACCTCACGGAGGTCGCCGACACGATGCCCACGGCCGAGCGCCGCTTCCTGACCGTGTACGCGCAGGCGTGGGTCGACGCCGCGGACCTCGGCGGCTCCGAGGCCCCGTTCGAGATCGACGGCGGGCTCTCCTCCGAGGCGGCCGGCGACGGCCGGGCGCGCCTGCAGCCCAGCGACCTCTCGGTCACCGCGGACGGCGAGACCGTGGTGTTCGACGGCGTGTGCGCGACCGCCGAGGGCGAGACCCGCTGCCTCGACGACTACCCGTGGGCGGTCGAGCTCGGCATGACGGACCTCGGGCTCCTCGCGGTCGAGGAGGGCGGCGGCTGGCGCGTCTCGCTGCTGGGCACGCTCGCGGACATCTCGGCCACCACCGGCAAGAACGTGGTCAGGCTGCAGGACGAGGGCAAGCTCGACGACGAGCAGTGGGTGGCCGACACGTTCGGCGACCTCGGCATGGGCACCGGGCTGGGCAGCCTGCTCGGTGGCGGCCTGCCGACCGACCTCGACGGGCTCGACCAGGGCCTCGGCCTGGACGACGGGCTGGGCACCGACGACGGCCTGGGCACCGACGACGGGCTCGGCACCGACGACGGCCTGGGCACGGACGACGGGCTCGGCACGGACGACGGCCTTGACGAGCTCGAGCCGACCATGCTCGGCGACTACACGCTCGAGCTCGACGGCACGCTGACCGGCCCGAACGGCGAGAAGATCCAGGACTGGACGTTCGACGGCCAGGGCCGTCTGGTGGACGGCGACGGCAAGGTCCTCGAGGAGGACCCGTGGGGCCTGGCGGAGTTCGGCACGGGTGAGTGA
- a CDS encoding response regulator, protein MTIRVLLADDHPVVRSGLAGLLAVETDVEVVGEAADGEHAVTLARALRPDLVLMDLRMPRLDGAAATARIVAEVPGTRVLVLTTYETDADILRAVEAGATGYLLKDTPRAELVAGVRAAARGEAALSPSVARRLVQQVRGGHDERLTARETQVLAGVARGLSNAAIGQELFIAEATVKTHLLRVFAKLGVDDRTRAVTAAMERGILPTG, encoded by the coding sequence ATGACCATCCGCGTGCTGCTGGCCGACGACCATCCCGTGGTCCGGTCGGGGCTGGCCGGCCTGCTGGCCGTCGAGACCGACGTCGAGGTGGTCGGGGAGGCCGCGGACGGCGAGCACGCCGTGACGCTCGCGCGCGCGCTGCGCCCGGACCTGGTGCTCATGGACCTGCGGATGCCGCGGCTGGACGGCGCCGCCGCGACCGCCCGCATCGTGGCCGAGGTGCCCGGCACGCGTGTGCTGGTGCTGACCACGTACGAGACCGATGCGGACATCCTGCGTGCCGTCGAGGCGGGCGCGACCGGGTACCTGCTCAAGGACACGCCACGTGCCGAGCTCGTGGCGGGTGTGCGGGCCGCGGCGCGCGGCGAGGCCGCGCTCTCGCCGTCGGTCGCCCGGCGTCTGGTGCAGCAGGTCCGCGGGGGTCACGACGAGCGCCTCACCGCACGCGAGACTCAGGTGCTCGCCGGGGTGGCGCGCGGGCTCTCGAACGCCGCGATCGGTCAGGAGCTGTTCATCGCGGAGGCGACCGTCAAGACGCATCTGCTGCGCGTCTTCGCCAAGCTCGGCGTCGACGACCGCACGCGCGCCGTGACGGCCGCCATGGAGCGCGGGATCCTGCCGACCGGCTGA
- a CDS encoding sensor histidine kinase: MTEIAGGRGEFWRRSMRAWDIAFWIMVAITAAFSVPTAPSVARGSAALAGYVTLVVAYHLLGRRGARADDTRLTQAYLVVLVVVTSTEAWLVELGIVLLFVSYSQIWFFAVDRVRGVMWTVALTLGIIVATALRVEADPGDLPEIAGQATLGLVFSIGLGLWVTYVAEQSEERAYLLDGLRETQAALAASHHAEGVLAERARLAQEIHDTLAQGYTSIVMLAQTAAAELEREHTGSARERVEQIEAVARDNLAEARALVAAFAPPALEDGDLPAALRRLGARFAAETGTAVDVAVDDVADVPQDVAVALLRAAQESLANVRRHAGATHVHLRFARVDDDVELEVTDDGRGLRDDDLEGNGVRGLRDRARAGGGELALVGSVGRGTRVLLRLPLGGTR, from the coding sequence GTGACGGAGATCGCCGGGGGCCGAGGGGAGTTCTGGCGCCGCTCCATGCGCGCGTGGGACATCGCGTTCTGGATCATGGTCGCGATCACCGCGGCCTTCTCGGTGCCGACCGCGCCGTCGGTGGCGCGCGGCTCGGCCGCCCTGGCGGGGTACGTCACGCTCGTCGTGGCCTACCACCTGCTCGGCCGGCGCGGCGCGCGGGCCGACGACACGCGGCTCACCCAGGCGTACCTCGTCGTGCTCGTGGTCGTGACGTCCACCGAGGCGTGGCTGGTCGAGCTGGGCATCGTGCTGCTGTTCGTCTCCTACTCCCAGATCTGGTTCTTCGCGGTCGACCGCGTGCGCGGCGTCATGTGGACCGTGGCGCTGACGCTCGGGATCATCGTGGCGACCGCACTGCGCGTCGAGGCCGATCCCGGCGACCTGCCCGAGATCGCCGGCCAGGCGACGCTCGGCCTCGTGTTCTCGATCGGCCTGGGCCTGTGGGTCACGTACGTCGCGGAGCAGAGCGAGGAACGCGCGTACCTGCTCGACGGCCTGCGCGAGACCCAGGCGGCCCTCGCCGCGAGCCATCATGCCGAGGGTGTGCTCGCCGAGCGCGCGCGGCTCGCGCAGGAGATCCACGACACGCTCGCGCAGGGCTACACGTCGATCGTCATGCTGGCCCAGACCGCGGCCGCCGAGCTCGAGCGGGAGCACACCGGCAGCGCGCGCGAGCGGGTCGAGCAGATCGAGGCGGTCGCCCGCGACAACCTCGCCGAGGCGCGCGCGCTCGTCGCCGCGTTCGCGCCGCCCGCGCTCGAGGACGGCGACCTGCCCGCGGCGCTGCGGCGCCTGGGTGCCCGGTTCGCCGCCGAGACCGGGACCGCGGTGGACGTCGCGGTCGACGACGTCGCCGACGTCCCGCAGGACGTGGCGGTCGCGCTGCTGCGCGCCGCCCAGGAGTCGCTGGCCAACGTGCGGCGGCACGCGGGCGCGACGCACGTCCACCTGCGGTTCGCGCGCGTGGACGACGACGTGGAGCTCGAGGTCACCGACGACGGGCGCGGGCTGCGCGACGACGACCTGGAGGGCAACGGCGTGCGCGGGCTGCGCGATCGCGCACGTGCGGGCGGGGGCGAGCTCGCGCTCGTCGGATCGGTGGGCCGGGGTACGCGTGTGCTCCTGCGCCTGCCGCTGGGAGGGACACGATGA
- a CDS encoding ABC transporter permease, protein MTATTTAAPTGQTRRTAPLPGALRLGVARTRYEVRTFFRERDAVIFIFAYPVIMLAIFATVFGQDGSDIDFGGLAVSFPQYFLPGMVATGVMLTSFQNIAISIAVERDEGGLKRLRATPMPASSYFLGKIGQVLVNCLLQMAILLAVAALAFDVPLPDDAAGWGTFAWVFLLGTTTGAVCGVAFSSLPRSGRSASAVVTPIVLVLQFISGVFFRFDELPSWMQQLASVFPLKWMAQGMRSVFLPDEAAVLEVDGTWQHGMTAAVLGAWLVVGLVVGVRTFRWRRRDDG, encoded by the coding sequence ATGACCGCGACGACCACGGCGGCCCCCACCGGGCAGACCCGCCGGACCGCTCCCCTGCCGGGCGCCCTGCGGCTCGGCGTCGCACGCACGCGGTACGAGGTGCGGACGTTCTTCCGCGAGCGGGACGCCGTGATCTTCATCTTCGCCTACCCCGTGATCATGCTCGCGATCTTCGCCACGGTGTTCGGGCAGGACGGCTCCGACATCGACTTCGGCGGCCTGGCCGTGAGCTTCCCGCAGTACTTCCTGCCGGGCATGGTCGCGACCGGCGTGATGCTCACGAGCTTCCAGAACATCGCGATCTCCATCGCGGTCGAGCGCGACGAGGGAGGGCTCAAGCGCCTGCGTGCCACCCCGATGCCCGCGTCGTCGTACTTCCTCGGCAAGATCGGGCAGGTCCTGGTCAACTGCCTGCTGCAGATGGCGATCCTGCTGGCCGTCGCCGCGCTGGCGTTCGACGTGCCGCTGCCCGACGACGCGGCGGGCTGGGGCACGTTCGCGTGGGTGTTCCTGCTGGGCACGACGACGGGCGCGGTGTGCGGCGTCGCGTTCTCCTCGCTGCCGCGCTCGGGCCGTTCCGCGAGCGCCGTGGTGACACCCATCGTGCTGGTCCTGCAGTTCATCTCCGGGGTGTTCTTCCGGTTCGACGAGCTGCCGTCCTGGATGCAGCAGCTCGCCTCGGTCTTCCCGCTCAAGTGGATGGCGCAGGGCATGCGCTCGGTGTTCCTGCCCGACGAGGCCGCCGTGCTCGAGGTCGACGGCACGTGGCAGCACGGCATGACCGCGGCCGTGCTCGGGGCCTGGCTCGTGGTCGGCCTCGTCGTGGGGGTGCGCACGTTCCGCTGGCGCCGGCGCGACGACGGCTGA
- a CDS encoding ABC transporter ATP-binding protein, which yields MAPAPAIEVGGLRKTYGTKKAVDGLDLVVERGEILAVLGPNGAGKTTTVEILEGFRERDAGDVRVLGEDPAHAGRAWRSRLGVVLQSTDDLAEATVGELVRHFARFYPDPRDPEEVIDAVGLREKVNTRTRQLSGGQRRRVDVALGIVGRPELVFLDEPTTGFDPQARRDFWDLITSLRDDGATILLTTHYLEEAEHLADRVVVVSSGTVVAQGSPQDLGGRTARQAVVRWTTADGPREVRTDTPTAVVADLAAQLGEIPGLQVLRPTLEDVYLSLITPAAPAGATHEQPTEAAR from the coding sequence ATGGCACCAGCACCAGCGATCGAGGTCGGCGGGCTCCGCAAGACCTACGGCACCAAGAAGGCGGTCGACGGGCTCGACCTCGTCGTCGAGCGGGGCGAGATCCTCGCGGTCCTCGGGCCCAACGGCGCGGGCAAGACCACGACGGTCGAGATCCTCGAGGGCTTCCGTGAGCGCGACGCGGGCGACGTGCGCGTGCTGGGCGAGGACCCCGCTCACGCGGGCCGCGCCTGGCGGTCGCGGCTCGGAGTCGTGCTGCAGAGCACGGACGACCTCGCCGAGGCGACGGTCGGCGAGCTGGTCCGGCACTTCGCACGGTTCTACCCGGACCCGCGCGACCCCGAGGAGGTCATCGACGCGGTCGGCCTGCGCGAGAAGGTGAACACGCGTACGCGCCAGCTGTCCGGCGGTCAGCGCCGCCGCGTGGACGTCGCGCTCGGCATCGTCGGGCGGCCCGAGCTCGTGTTCCTCGACGAGCCGACCACCGGGTTCGACCCGCAGGCGCGTCGGGACTTCTGGGACCTCATCACCTCGCTGCGGGACGACGGCGCGACGATCCTGCTGACCACGCACTACCTCGAGGAGGCCGAGCACCTGGCCGACCGCGTGGTCGTCGTCAGCTCCGGCACCGTCGTCGCGCAGGGCAGCCCGCAGGACCTCGGCGGACGGACCGCGCGGCAGGCGGTCGTGCGGTGGACGACCGCCGACGGGCCCCGCGAGGTGCGCACCGACACCCCGACGGCTGTCGTGGCCGACCTCGCTGCACAGCTCGGGGAGATCCCCGGGCTGCAGGTGCTGCGCCCGACGCTCGAGGACGTGTACCTCAGCCTGATCACGCCCGCCGCACCCGCGGGCGCCACGCACGAGCAGCCGACGGAGGCAGCACGATGA
- a CDS encoding pyridoxal phosphate-dependent aminotransferase yields MSQQTSRPRVSRRLAAIAESATLAVDGKAKALKAAGRPVIGFGAGEPDFPTPQAIVDSAVAACLDPVNHRYTPAAGLPALREAIAAKTLRDSGYAVRPQDVLVTNGGKQAVFQAFAAVVDPGDEVLLPAPYWTTYPEAIRLAGGEPVEVFAGADQGYLVTVEQLEAARTPRTKALLFCSPSNPTGAVYSPEQTEQIGRWALEHGIWVITDEIYEHLTYDDAVFTPIQRVVPELVDTSIVLNGVAKTYAMTGWRVGWMIGPADVIKAATNFQSHLTSNVANVSQRAAITALTGDLTAVHEMRAAFDRRRRTMVEMLATIDGVTVPTPQGAFYAYPSVEGLLGRTFRGVTPTTSAELAALILDEVEVAVVPGEAFGPSGFLRLSYALGDDDLVEGVTRIQRLLAEG; encoded by the coding sequence GTGAGCCAGCAGACGTCGCGCCCCCGTGTCTCCCGCCGCCTCGCCGCCATCGCCGAGTCGGCCACCCTCGCCGTCGACGGGAAGGCGAAGGCCCTCAAGGCGGCCGGCCGGCCCGTCATCGGGTTCGGGGCGGGCGAGCCGGACTTCCCGACCCCGCAGGCGATCGTCGACTCCGCGGTCGCCGCGTGCCTCGACCCCGTCAACCACCGGTACACGCCTGCCGCGGGCCTGCCCGCGCTCCGCGAGGCGATCGCGGCCAAGACGCTGCGCGACTCGGGCTACGCGGTGCGCCCGCAGGACGTGCTGGTGACCAACGGCGGCAAGCAGGCCGTGTTCCAGGCGTTCGCGGCCGTGGTGGACCCGGGTGACGAGGTGCTCCTGCCTGCGCCGTACTGGACGACCTACCCGGAGGCCATCCGGCTGGCCGGTGGCGAGCCGGTCGAGGTGTTCGCGGGCGCCGACCAGGGCTACCTGGTCACGGTCGAGCAGCTCGAGGCCGCGCGCACGCCGCGCACCAAGGCGCTGCTGTTCTGCTCGCCCTCGAACCCGACGGGCGCGGTGTACTCCCCCGAGCAGACCGAGCAGATCGGGCGCTGGGCGCTCGAGCACGGCATCTGGGTCATCACCGACGAGATCTACGAGCACCTCACGTACGACGACGCGGTGTTCACGCCCATCCAGCGCGTGGTGCCCGAGCTGGTCGACACGTCGATCGTGCTCAACGGCGTGGCCAAGACGTACGCCATGACGGGCTGGCGCGTGGGCTGGATGATCGGCCCCGCAGACGTGATCAAGGCCGCGACCAACTTCCAGAGCCACCTCACCTCGAACGTCGCCAACGTCTCGCAGCGCGCCGCGATCACCGCGCTCACGGGCGACCTCACCGCGGTGCACGAGATGCGCGCCGCGTTCGACCGGCGCCGCCGGACCATGGTCGAGATGCTCGCGACGATCGACGGCGTCACGGTCCCCACGCCTCAGGGCGCGTTCTACGCCTACCCGTCGGTCGAGGGTCTGCTGGGCCGCACGTTCCGGGGCGTCACGCCGACCACGTCGGCCGAGCTCGCCGCGCTGATCCTCGACGAGGTCGAGGTCGCGGTGGTCCCGGGCGAGGCGTTCGGGCCGTCGGGGTTCCTGCGGCTGTCCTACGCGCTCGGCGACGACGACCTGGTCGAGGGCGTCACGCGCATCCAGCGGCTGCTCGCCGAGGGCTAG
- the secE gene encoding preprotein translocase subunit SecE has product MSETAASAASGAEDSAPRTSAPKASGTPARPGERRGLFARIALFVRQVVAELKKVVRPTRSDLVTYTSVVLVFVAVVMAFVTVLDLGLGKVTFWVFGG; this is encoded by the coding sequence GTGAGCGAAACAGCAGCCTCCGCGGCGTCCGGCGCCGAGGACTCGGCTCCGCGCACGTCCGCGCCGAAGGCCTCGGGCACGCCCGCTCGACCGGGTGAGCGCCGCGGGCTGTTCGCGCGCATCGCGCTGTTCGTCCGTCAGGTCGTCGCGGAGCTCAAGAAGGTCGTGCGGCCGACCAGGTCCGACCTCGTCACCTACACGAGCGTCGTGCTGGTGTTCGTCGCCGTGGTCATGGCGTTCGTCACCGTGCTCGACCTCGGCCTCGGCAAGGTCACCTTCTGGGTCTTCGGGGGCTGA